A region from the Pseudomonadales bacterium genome encodes:
- the carA gene encoding glutamine-hydrolyzing carbamoyl-phosphate synthase small subunit, producing the protein MLRGNNCSVSYLYSEVCLTVPALLALADGSVFHGISIGAESESIGEVVFNTALTGYQEILTDPSYARQIVTLTYPHIGNVGVNPEDEESSSVWAQGLVIRDLPLLKSNFRSTETLSEYLQRHNIVAIADIDTRRLTRILRDKGAQSGCLVAGQNIDVDAAVAKAKDFAGLAGMDLAKQVCTTSQYAWHEGSWELGVGHSNANASKFHVVAYDFGVKRNILRMLADRGCALTVVPAETPAAEVLAMKPDGVFLSNGPGDPEPCDYAIAAIQEILAHKVPVFGICLGHQLLALASGAKTLKMKFGHHGANHPVQDLDSKVVMITSQNHGFAVDEASLPDNLVATHRSLFDGSLQGIARTDTPAFSFQGHPEASPGPHDVAPLFDRFIESMQA; encoded by the coding sequence ATGCTTAGAGGCAATAATTGCAGCGTATCCTATCTATATTCGGAGGTTTGCTTGACAGTCCCAGCTCTATTAGCCCTTGCAGACGGCAGTGTATTTCACGGTATTTCAATCGGCGCTGAGTCGGAGTCTATTGGTGAAGTTGTATTTAACACTGCCTTAACTGGCTACCAAGAAATCCTTACCGATCCCTCCTATGCGCGCCAAATTGTCACCTTGACTTACCCGCACATTGGTAATGTTGGTGTTAACCCTGAAGATGAAGAGTCTTCTTCAGTTTGGGCACAAGGCTTGGTTATTCGAGATTTACCTTTATTAAAAAGCAATTTCAGAAGCACTGAAACCTTGTCAGAATATCTGCAGCGTCACAATATTGTTGCCATTGCAGATATTGATACACGTCGTTTGACCCGTATTTTACGGGATAAAGGTGCGCAATCGGGTTGTTTAGTAGCAGGTCAAAATATTGATGTTGATGCTGCGGTGGCCAAAGCTAAGGATTTTGCTGGCTTAGCTGGCATGGATTTAGCCAAGCAGGTTTGCACGACATCGCAATATGCTTGGCATGAAGGCTCTTGGGAGTTGGGTGTTGGGCATAGCAATGCCAATGCGTCAAAATTCCATGTGGTCGCCTATGATTTTGGTGTAAAGCGCAATATTTTGCGGATGTTGGCTGACCGCGGCTGCGCTTTAACTGTTGTCCCGGCAGAAACACCTGCAGCTGAGGTGTTAGCGATGAAACCTGATGGCGTGTTTTTATCAAACGGTCCTGGCGATCCAGAGCCTTGCGATTATGCGATTGCTGCGATTCAAGAAATCTTAGCACATAAAGTCCCCGTTTTTGGTATCTGCCTAGGGCATCAGCTATTGGCCTTAGCTTCAGGTGCGAAAACCTTAAAAATGAAATTTGGTCATCATGGTGCCAACCATCCGGTGCAAGACTTGGACAGCAAAGTTGTGATGATTACCTCGCAGAACCATGGTTTTGCAGTGGATGAGGCTTCTTTGCCTGATAACTTAGTGGCTACGCATCGCTCCTTATTTGATGGCTCTTTGCAAGGTATTGCTCGAACCGATACCCCGGCGTTTAGCTTTCAAGGGCATCCAGAGGCAAGCCCTGGGCCGCATGATGTAGCGCCCTTATTTGATCGCTTTATTGAATCTATGCAAGCTTAA
- the moaA gene encoding GTP 3',8-cyclase MoaA, giving the protein MTQLIDAFGRRINYLRISLTDRCNFRCTYCMPEQMQFEPRQEQLASTELLMIARAFTELGVSKIRLTGGEPTIHPDFDFLLAALSGIDALQTIALTTNGSTLIQKAAAIKQSKVQQLNISLDSLQADNFKRITRCGDLSAVLSGISRASELDVKRIRLNVVVSAGVNDHELDDLLDFAIKQNIHIAFIEEMPLGSMPNYSRSAHFLSNQQVKEHFAARYTLLPMLEKRAQSGPAEYYKIAGSSTELGFISPHSNNFCSSCNRVRLTRKGELILCLGQESSVDLRAVIRAHTDEQEQLVQLKQTIIAAMAAKPESHQFDHSSDDVQVVRFMNVTGG; this is encoded by the coding sequence ATGACGCAGTTAATCGATGCCTTCGGCCGGCGGATAAACTATTTGCGTATCTCGTTAACAGATCGTTGTAATTTCCGCTGTACCTATTGCATGCCTGAGCAGATGCAGTTCGAGCCACGTCAGGAGCAACTGGCAAGTACTGAGTTGCTGATGATTGCTAGAGCGTTCACTGAGCTTGGGGTGAGCAAAATTCGCCTGACAGGTGGGGAACCCACGATTCATCCAGACTTTGATTTCTTACTGGCTGCCTTAAGCGGCATTGACGCTTTGCAAACGATTGCCTTGACCACAAATGGCTCAACACTTATTCAAAAAGCTGCGGCGATAAAGCAGAGTAAAGTTCAGCAGTTAAATATTTCCCTAGATTCGCTGCAAGCCGATAACTTTAAACGCATTACGCGCTGTGGTGATTTATCAGCGGTGCTGTCTGGTATCAGCCGCGCGAGCGAATTGGATGTTAAACGTATCCGCTTAAATGTTGTGGTTTCGGCCGGTGTAAACGATCATGAGCTTGATGATTTACTGGACTTTGCGATTAAGCAAAATATTCATATTGCCTTTATCGAAGAAATGCCGCTGGGCAGCATGCCGAATTATTCACGCAGTGCACATTTTTTATCAAATCAGCAAGTAAAAGAGCATTTTGCGGCGCGGTATACTTTGCTGCCAATGCTCGAAAAACGCGCGCAAAGCGGTCCTGCGGAATATTACAAAATTGCCGGCAGCAGCACTGAGTTAGGCTTTATTTCTCCGCACAGTAATAATTTTTGTAGTAGCTGTAATCGTGTGCGTTTAACCCGTAAAGGTGAATTGATTTTATGTTTGGGGCAAGAGTCGTCGGTTGATTTGCGTGCTGTCATTCGCGCTCATACAGATGAGCAGGAGCAGCTTGTGCAGTTGAAGCAAACTATCATTGCGGCGATGGCGGCGAAGCCTGAGTCGCATCAATTTGATCACAGTAGTGACGATGTTCAAGTTGTACGCTTTATGAATGTCACTGGCGGTTAG
- a CDS encoding molybdopterin molybdotransferase MoeA, with the protein MMAFDTAQQQLMQHAQQQFSKAPPGIERISLPQAQHRILAADILAPMAVPPFSNSAMDGIAINLDSTDLDQVLPMQQAVFAGQDPEPLQIGQACRIFTGAVLPHGADAVILQEDCEFAGDTVVVKPSAMPIRCQQHIRQVGEDIALGDRVLQQGAILTAAAIGLLSSLGLYEVEVYQALSVALVSSGDELVAAGPQSLRRGQIYNSNQPMLAAILQSSSCDVSVFHVNDTLHETKLLLSSLASDYDLIITIGGVSVGDADFIKTAIDQLGHLDFWKVAMKPGKPLAWGQVADTPILALPGNPVSAFASMQLFALPFIRHLQGRCESSKVLEHYPIALDQPISPRREEFLRVRKIIHQQKIWLEPYAHQGSGVLSSVVNADGFARIANNRQTQSGDLVQFIAFA; encoded by the coding sequence ATGATGGCATTCGATACTGCCCAGCAGCAATTAATGCAGCATGCGCAACAACAGTTTTCTAAAGCGCCGCCAGGTATTGAACGTATATCCTTACCCCAGGCGCAACATAGAATCTTAGCAGCCGATATTTTGGCGCCGATGGCTGTGCCGCCATTTTCTAATTCAGCCATGGATGGTATTGCGATCAATCTTGATAGTACGGATCTTGATCAGGTCTTGCCGATGCAGCAAGCAGTCTTTGCTGGTCAAGATCCTGAGCCACTGCAGATTGGTCAAGCCTGTCGTATTTTTACCGGTGCCGTGTTACCGCATGGTGCCGATGCAGTTATCTTACAAGAAGATTGTGAATTTGCAGGGGATACGGTTGTTGTTAAGCCCTCGGCTATGCCGATCAGATGTCAGCAGCATATTCGACAAGTGGGTGAAGACATAGCGCTTGGTGACCGCGTATTGCAGCAAGGCGCCATATTGACGGCAGCGGCGATTGGTTTACTCAGTTCATTGGGTTTGTATGAGGTTGAGGTTTACCAGGCCCTTAGTGTTGCGTTGGTTTCTTCCGGCGATGAGTTGGTTGCAGCTGGCCCGCAGTCCTTAAGGCGTGGCCAAATCTATAACTCTAATCAGCCCATGTTGGCTGCGATTTTGCAATCGTCTAGCTGCGATGTTTCGGTGTTTCATGTGAATGACACGCTGCATGAAACGAAACTTTTATTGTCGTCACTGGCGAGTGACTATGACCTGATCATTACCATTGGTGGGGTGTCGGTTGGCGATGCTGATTTTATTAAAACGGCGATTGATCAGCTTGGGCATTTAGATTTTTGGAAAGTCGCGATGAAGCCGGGTAAGCCTCTGGCATGGGGTCAGGTTGCAGACACGCCTATTCTTGCTTTGCCGGGCAATCCAGTGTCGGCATTTGCCTCAATGCAGCTGTTTGCATTGCCGTTTATTCGTCACTTGCAGGGGCGGTGTGAGTCTTCTAAGGTGCTCGAGCATTATCCGATAGCGTTGGATCAACCAATTTCTCCACGTCGAGAAGAGTTTTTACGGGTGCGTAAAATAATCCATCAGCAGAAAATATGGCTTGAGCCTTATGCTCATCAAGGCTCTGGGGTGCTGAGTTCGGTTGTTAATGCTGACGGATTTGCGCGCATCGCCAATAATCGTCAAACTCAATCTGGCGACTTAGTACAATTTATCGCTTTTGCTTAG
- a CDS encoding molybdenum cofactor guanylyltransferase — protein sequence MLSVVLAGGQSSRMGRDKAFIEIHGQSLLHHQITMLSGFSRHIWLSIQSAGIAKYSAILDAYDDARVELLPDQEVSSEGPLAGLLAVLEHIQQMRSQSNDACKDAPWLAVSSCDVYGLQADIYQQLAAQLAASTNFDIACLAVAGRVQPLIAVIRLDFSAKDNIYQQLHNFFTQGGRSVMQWFDAVGYQAFDVHDMLSEASLAKMHFNINTEEDLLLLQQKLASSNASVR from the coding sequence ATGTTATCAGTTGTCTTAGCTGGTGGTCAAAGTTCTCGAATGGGACGCGACAAGGCTTTTATAGAAATTCACGGACAATCTTTGCTGCATCATCAGATAACGATGTTGTCAGGCTTCAGTAGGCATATATGGTTGTCGATTCAGTCGGCAGGCATTGCGAAGTACTCTGCCATTCTAGACGCATACGATGATGCAAGGGTTGAATTGTTGCCTGATCAAGAGGTCTCGTCGGAGGGCCCCTTGGCTGGTCTGCTAGCGGTACTTGAGCATATTCAACAAATGCGCAGTCAATCGAACGATGCATGCAAAGATGCGCCGTGGTTGGCTGTCTCAAGTTGTGATGTGTATGGCCTGCAAGCAGATATTTATCAGCAGCTGGCGGCTCAGCTGGCGGCTTCGACAAATTTTGATATTGCCTGTTTGGCGGTCGCAGGTAGAGTGCAGCCATTAATTGCTGTTATCCGACTGGACTTTAGTGCAAAGGACAACATCTATCAGCAACTGCACAATTTCTTTACCCAGGGTGGCAGGTCAGTGATGCAGTGGTTTGACGCGGTGGGCTACCAGGCTTTCGATGTGCATGACATGCTTTCTGAGGCGAGTCTTGCTAAAATGCATTTTAATATCAACACCGAAGAGGATTTATTACTGCTGCAACAAAAGTTAGCGAGCAGTAATGCTTCAGTAAGATGA